A window of the Lactuca sativa cultivar Salinas chromosome 5, Lsat_Salinas_v11, whole genome shotgun sequence genome harbors these coding sequences:
- the LOC111899525 gene encoding uncharacterized protein LOC111899525: protein MSLSLLQGYSSPEEEEDEQRYLNSSDDDEEDERRNQDISGDRTNSNNFKKALFDPPNPSASSSLPSALVAFSEISGPPQFLNNTVGDSAEKDTDVQLWRHGRRRNRRDKNDMPEGAVMQAKAQLVGIHERVSSDAGNNTQSKVSSTKRVATATNPTAQDAADLLRMCVKCGIPKTFSNARGMVCPVCGDRPVADTNTDETSKKKGSMIKDKEKNKRMKGQSSHATWKSETEMHLRQQFD, encoded by the exons ATGAGCTTGTCACTTTTACAGGGCTATTCATCCCccgaggaggaagaagatgaacaaaGATATCTCAATTCCTCCGACGACGACGAAGAAGATGAACGCCGGAACCAGGATATTTCCGGTGACCGTACAAACAGCAACAATTTTAAAAAGGCCTTGTTCGATCCACCGAATCCCTCAGCCTCTTCTTCTCTTCCTTCGGCATTGGTTGCTTTTTCTGAA ATTTCAGGACCTCCACAGTTTTTGAACAacacagttggtgactcagcAGAAAAAGATACTGATGTGCAGCTGTGGCGGCATGGTCGCCGGAGAAACCGCAGAGACAAAAATGATATGCCTGAAG gtGCTGTAATGCAGGCTAAAGCTCAATTAGTTGGAATCCATGAGAGAGTAAGCAGTGATGCTGGAAACAATACTCAATCCAAGGTTTCTTCAACAAAACGTGTGGCAACTGCCACTAATCCAACTGCACAAGATGCTGCCGACCTTTTAAG GATGTGTGTGAAGTGTGGGATACCCAAGACATTTTCTAATGCACGGGGGATGGTATGCCCTGTGTGTGGTGATCGTCCTGTTGCAGACACAAACACGGATGAAACATCCAAGAAGAAAGGGTCTATGATTAAAGATAAGGAAAAGAATAAGCGTATGAAAGGCCAATCATCACATGCCACATGGAAAAGTGAAACGGAGATGCACCTTCGACAGCAGTTTGATTGA